AggaacaccacacacaccaggaAGGCCAGGGCACAGATCACCAGCAAGGTCACCTAATGAAGAATAGGTGGGTTTATACGTAACAGCAACTCGCGGCCAGACGGGACTATAGTGTTCTGCATTTAATAACTTCAAAGGAAAACTGCTTGTGACCACCTGGACTGGGATACAATGTACTTGGATGTCCTATACTTTTTATGTGTCTGTACGAATCCCGCAGTTACACACAGCAGAACAGACGCAAGCACAAAGCACCGCAACAGGACATTATGAAAGGAACTATCTGCCGCGAAAGGGATGAAACGGATGCAACATTTCAAAGCGGGCTGATCAGAGGATGTGAGCTGTGTTCTCTGAGACAGTGATGTGCCTCCTTTCCTTTCAGATCTTCAGGGATTAAAGCGCTATAACGGAAGGAAGGGTGACACACCTCACAGAAGCGGTTTCATCTGTTGCTTTAGGACGTTGGGGAAGCGTATTTGCTTATTCTGCATGCAGACCACATGGTTCATGAATTTCAAAGTATGCACGGAAGTCTTCCGGCACCCAGGATTGTGTAGAGacaatttctttttcaaaaagcaTATGTTTTAATCATTATATATTGTGTGTAAGCCTTTAGCCAGCCAGGGGGGCGTTGAGGGAGGTGGGAGAGATGATGCCGTTTGGAGGCCATCGCCATGGCAGCAGCCGAATGAATTAGAGTGTCGGGGCGGGGTTAAGTGAATCATTGTGCATTATGTCTTCCTGTATGGAGGACAGGCTGCACAGGACGCAGGACACTCAGGTTGTCTGAGCAAAGAAGAATAACGTGAATTGGTGAGGGACTATTGTGACGGCGGTCTGCTCTGAGGACATGTGCGTGTGTTGAGTGTGAGAAACATGGGAAGTGGGACGACGCATTTCTTACTTTGAGTCGCTCAGAGACGCCTTCAATGATGCTGATGGAGAATTCTGCGATTTTAGGAGATCGTAGCTTCCCCTTCTTGCTCTCAATATAGTCAGCCTTTGTCTTCACCACCACCTGGTAGAAACACAggacatgtgacatgtgacatgaGAGGAGATCCAATCAGCTGGCAGTTATAGCCAGAAAATGAGATTTCACAGAAGCGGGATGGGTAAAATGTTGTATTGTAATTATGAACACAAATTGTACTGTACTGtggtaacacaaaaaaaaaacatttcccttaATTCGATGCTCTCTAATTGGATGATTGCTGAGCAGAAATAAAGGAGCGCTCGCTGTGCTTCTCCAAATCAGTAGAAACATCATCACGCAGCAGAAATAATCAGGAGGGCGACCTTACCTTATCCGGTGGAGGGAACTGCAGCTGACTGGCATCTAATGGTGTTATGAGAGGGATGGTGTCAAACCCGTCTTCAGACACCACCTTCCCGGTATTTTTGTCGCTGAAATTATTCCCCAGTTTGACCATTTtctctgcagcaaaaaaaaacccgaccTGAGGGGGGTAAACATGTGCGTATTACTTCTGAACGAACGCAACATGGATCATTTTCTGTGTCCTTTCCGCTTCACAAATCCTATTCGTAATCATGTtggctttcttttatttttccacatgcAAACAGCAGCACAATCCCACGGAACGACGAGAGGCCCCTTGTGGCCCAAGAGGAAGCCCGTTAACGCACAAAAGCGCAGGAGAGGACGCGCGCGGCTTCGACATAAAGGGACCGATGTGTAACCGCGAGCCGGAATAGATCTGATTTCCCGCATCCGAATACTTACCAGCTCAGCAGAGAAGCGTTTTGGAAAACAGCGTGTTTCTCCTGGTGTGCTGAATATGTTGTCCAGTGCAGCGATATATTTTTTGTGTTGTAGGTGTGACGCAGCCGATTTGCGGGGATCTGGTGCACAATATGGCCAGCTGGCTGTTACCTCCGAgctggatgctgctgctggcgtCTGGCTGCACTGCAAGTGATGTAACATCCTCAGCGCGTCCATCCAGCCACACGCCTCTGATCCGCTGAATAATCACTGAATGCGATTAACACTCATGTTCCAAATGTATAGaatgctttattattattattattattattagaggaATTCGAGTTACCCTAAAACCAATAGAGGGCTGGAGGGATGTTTACCGACAATTGAGAGTCAGTAGGGTTCATTAGGAAGTGTCTCCTATAAAATACATACTTTCAtacaaataatgatgatgatacttAAAATGAAACTTGGCattaaatctaaaatgaaatgaatgaaacatgTATTGCTCTCTCTTTATACTCTGTACAGGAGGAACACAGATCTATATAtttcggggggtgggggtgggggttgtggtggaggcagcaggtcTATGAGCCAAGATGGTATTTTCTGTAgttgtttacatttgaatgcaAAATCTGTTCAGCTGTTAAAATGAAGGTAAACAAACAACCCAGCTGTCACATGATGTGATTTCATCTTTCTCTAAGGCATCAATACATATAATCTCATTATAATCTCATGTATGTTCAGTgctcatttgaatgtttttagaaatatgttttaaaataaattgatcTGGACAtgtgcaggatttttttttcttgactttCCTTCAGACCTTTTCATGTGTTGATTTATATTCATTGGAAAGTGTCGTGCCTGCGGACTTGGAGTCTGCCTCCTGCCATCCATCCAGTTCAGTTTCTCTTTGATCCTTTTTTTATGAGAAAAGCTGAGAATCCCCTGTGATTATCGGCATGCATACTGAGAGAGATACTCTCAGGTGTAATCTGCAACCAACCAGTGAAGATCTttgagaaaaagatgaaacagaAATCTCTCAACTCAAATGCCAAAAACCgttaaatgtgttgttaaaaaaacaGTTGGTTATGGATCCCATAAGTCACTCAGTAAAATAATGATTGTTGAAGGTTTTGAGAGCTAGTTCTGTAGTGATTGGCTGTCATCTTTCCACATTTTACACTGTGGACTGCATGCTTATACGTATATGGCCAAATGGGTATATTTCCCTTTCTTGGTCATACAATGAATCTTTAATCTTTAAACATGTTTCTACCAATTTGTCTAAGATACAATGTaagtaaaaagaaagtaaaataaaaatgcatttcccaACGAGCACATAATCATTGTGAGAAACatgtaacatttaaatgtttaccaAGCCCTTTATTGGACCTCACTGTGTAGAAATGGAGAAATGAAGCTGTGTCTGTGGAGAGTTTCCAGTAGACTGTTGCCAGGTTACAGTGCAAATGAAAAGGGTTAAGAGAGGGTGCATAAATGATTAAGTCCAGCCTGTTAATCTAGTGAaaatgaagcagcagaagagaaAATGACGAGATGGAAACCTCAGGTCTTTAGTGGACTGATAAGCAGGCCTGGTGGCTCCTGTGGATGCTGCTTGCTTGCTTGAATGTCTGATGAAGAGGCTGCGATGAGTCCGAGGTAGAAATGAACTTTCCCTCCCTCGGGTCCGAGATGTCAGAGGTCTCATAGGTTTCTTCAACAGGAGGACGACTCTTCATACAAATGGATTATTTGAGAAGTGTCACCCTTATgtcttttaatatgatttttattaatataaatatttaatatttaccaGTCAAATTATTAACAGTAAAGTGCAATGCAGACGTGTATATTGAATGTTCCCTTTGAGCTTTCGTTTTAGGCTCCTCAGGACAATTTTCCACTAAAATTAAATTACTTGTCTTGGCCTTGTACTTGTTGAAGTTGTTCTGATTTATAGCTTCAGACTAAAAACACatagaaaacacagaaatgtttctttgtttcattAAGTCAGGACACTGTACGATGCACAGAATATGTATTGGTAGCAGTATTGCACAGATGTTTCTGCTGCAGTTGCCTTCTCTGGACTTCCCACTAGAGGAAGACACTCATTTACAACTGCTCATGGCTGCTTTTATTATGCATGGTGGGATTGACCATCAATATGACAAAATGTAACATTGATGCCGCTAAATGACCTAATACACaattaaacaaaatcaaacttTTAGTAATTGTAAAATTAGTATACGCAAAACCAATGCGCGTAGTTATCAAATACATGTACAGTTCCAGTCACATGTTTGGACACCCTTTCtcgttgaattgaatgagaaaatgtttctaAACTGTAGTTACGTACTGTAGTGGAGTAGAAAAGTACGTCTGTCTCTAAAtttcccagtgagcacaagacgtaattttaacattgaaatctggttaaaattacctctaagacctcatttcaaggTGGATGAAACATCAAAGTGCCAAAAAACGTccatttgttgataaatgtgtcatgttgtaacgtaaggttgaaagtcATTCCATCTTCCTCTACCGTCTCGGTCTCTCATATTTAGAGTTGCGTGGCCGGTGGGTCACAGTGGTACAATCCAGTCGTCCGCACCCCACAAGACGCTGCAGAgctatcttttgttttttattaaccGTAGTGGGGTTTTCCTAAATATCATATTTATTTCTTGTGTTCTATTTAGTCAGCtaagcattttgttttgcttgtctCGGACTTCCACTTGCCTATTTGTCCTATTGCcactccatcaccgtctggtacgctgcagccacagccaaggacaagggcaggctgcagcgtgtcatccgctctgcagagagggtgatcggctgcaatctgccgtccctgcaggacttgttcgcttccaggtctctgaagcgtgctaaaaagattgtggccgacccctctcaccccggacaagaactgtttgtgccccttccatctggccggaggctgaggtccatcaggactaagacctcccgccacaccaacagtttcttcccgcagtcgggctcatcaacagagcccggtcccccactgactgactataacattccaccggtcactccccttcacactgcacatgtcactttaactgcaattcatcactttgtcgtcactcgtcactttgttacttgtctgttacttgttcgttagtgcactaatttatgcttaatatttttatttttaacttttttaatatttaacatttttaactttattcccttgttttatactaacccatagccttattctactaacattaacattagcatttcattctactttatcttattacttgtgcactgttgtattgtctgtctactgtcgcgcactaaccgccaagacaaattccttgtatgtttagcatattttggcaaataaatgtttcctgattcctgattcctgattcctgattcctattCATAAAATTGCCCTGCTGCCACAAGACCACTAGATGTCAGAGTTTATTcaaaaaatactattttttaaggttgttttttttcaatgaaaagtgctattGGAACTGATATTCGGTTACACATGAAAACATACATATTTGCATGATCAATAAAGCTGATGTTGACATAATAATAAACGAGACGTAGATTGTCAGGAAGGTTAACATTGTAAACCAAAAAAGCATATAAACGAATTAAACAAAGACATGAAAATGAATCTACAAATTAACTAATCACACTCTTCAAATGAATATATCTTATTATAATATatcttattattatatataattatctaTAAAGAAAATGACGGTCCttgtacaatgagatcattgtgcGTCCGCAAAACCTTTCTCATACCTCATCCCAGTATATATGTGGGGGCTGGAAAAGAAGACCTTCGAGGaggcttggcgcatgacttgtatgtgtgtcaactctgtcttctatttgcaaacattaaatgtcctgtttttgatggttttacaccggtgtcgagtgagaatttttctaacaagtagaaaaagtgaaatacTGAATACTGCTGAAAATGTCTCACCTGAATTCACACAGTAGATTGTGACCCAGCCTTATATAGACCTGCCACTGCTGTGTCTTTAAAATCCCAGACTACTCTTGGCTCTTTGCCCAGAAAGTTCATTTCCAATCCAGCCACATGGACTGGTAAGCTCCGCCACGCAGAGAGAACAAGCGTTTTCCGTCAGAGAGCAGCAGTCAGAGCACGGACTCCCCTAAGGACGTCTGCCACTGATCGAAGGACTTCTCCATCCAGTGGGTTGTGAAGGACACGAACCTCCCGGCAGACCCGTCAGTCCTCTGAGAAGCCGAGGTATGATTTACTCCCTGAGAGTGTGACAGACACTGTGCCTGTCAGGTGCCTTTTATTCATACTGTTGTGTGCTTTGAGTACAACATATGTTCGCTGAAGTCAACTTTTACTGCTTGTGGTCTGCTCACTTTTGGACAGAATGCCAGATGACTCATTCAAATGTGTTGAGTCCGGTTTAAAAGTCCTGCCGCAATGTGGGAGCTATTGTCTTTTGCATGAACACAGATCCTCTTTTCATGAATGTATGATTGCCCTCACTAGTCGACCCAGCAGTGAGTGGCGGGGGTAATGTGCAGTACCTCTTCATTACTGCTCTTCTGGTGAAGACTTCCAGTAGCAAGCGACTTACGGACAGATGTTTGTCCTACTGGAGTCCCTGAGATCCTAACGGAGAACCTCGGCGTGAACAATAAGGTTCAGTTTTCACAGCCGGCAGCAGTGACCAGGCAGTGTAAACAGGATGGTTgttggcacgcacacacacacacacacacgcacagacacacacacagacactggtTGAATGAACAGTCGGCAGCGCTTTCGTATGTCATAAGCCAAGCGAGATGTTGATTCAATAAACTGAGAGGTTTGTTGTAGCTGACATGGAGGCTGCATCATGTGAGCGATTGTGCTGCTGCGGCT
The Gasterosteus aculeatus chromosome 17, fGasAcu3.hap1.1, whole genome shotgun sequence DNA segment above includes these coding regions:
- the LOC120835174 gene encoding neuronal vesicle trafficking-associated protein 1 isoform X2, yielding MVKLGNNFSDKNTGKVVSEDGFDTIPLITPLDASQLQFPPPDKVVVKTKADYIESKKGKLRSPKIAEFSISIIEGVSERLKVTLLVICALAFLVCVVFLVVYKVYQYEQPCPDSFVYTQGRCMPAGMYGMYPRQGPGGRGRLFTLINHYNIAKQTITRSVSPWMTIMSEEKITQQETETAQKLA
- the LOC120835174 gene encoding neuronal vesicle trafficking-associated protein 1 isoform X1, yielding MDALRMLHHLQCSQTPAAASSSEVTASWPYCAPDPRKSAASHLQHKKYIAALDNIFSTPGETRCFPKRFSAELVGFFFAAEKMVKLGNNFSDKNTGKVVSEDGFDTIPLITPLDASQLQFPPPDKVVVKTKADYIESKKGKLRSPKIAEFSISIIEGVSERLKVTLLVICALAFLVCVVFLVVYKVYQYEQPCPDSFVYTQGRCMPAGMYGMYPRQGPGGRGRLFTLINHYNIAKQTITRSVSPWMTIMSEEKITQQETETAQKLA